A genomic stretch from Canis lupus familiaris isolate Mischka breed German Shepherd chromosome 17, alternate assembly UU_Cfam_GSD_1.0, whole genome shotgun sequence includes:
- the LOC102151151 gene encoding dynein regulatory complex protein 8-like, with translation MWRINLWEGTELVVAEFHKKIKDAFEVFDHEANNTVDVREIRTIIRSLGCCPSEGELHDLIVEIEEEEPTGYIRFEKFLPVMTKVLLEKRYRPIPEDILLRSFEVLDPSKRGFLTKEELIKYMTEEGEPFSQEEMEEMLSAAIDPESNSIRYKDYIAMMVVDDG, from the exons ATGTGGAGAATAAACCTGTG GGAAGGCACAGAGTTAGTGGTAGCAGAATttcacaaaaaaatcaaagatgctTTTGAAGTGTTTGACCATGAGGCGAATAATACAGTGGATGTGAGAGAGATCAGAACAATTATCAGGTCACTAGGGTGCTGCCCAAGCGAAGGAGAGCTGCATGACCTGATCGTAGAGATAGAGGAGGAAGAACCCACTGGATACATTCGATTTGAAAAATTTCTTCCAGTGATGACCAAAGTACTACTAGAAAAAAGGTACAGACCAATTCCAGAAGATATCCTTCTTCGATCATTTGAGGTGTTAGATCCATCCAAACGTGGATTTCTAACTAAGGAAGAATTGATCAAGTATATGACCGAAGAAGGTGAGCCTTTTtctcaggaagaaatggaagaaatgttGTCCGCTGCAATTGACCCAGAATCGAATTCCATTCGTTACAAGGACTACATAGCCATGATGGTGGTAGATGACGGCTAG